A window of Sphingomonas sp. Leaf357 contains these coding sequences:
- a CDS encoding nuclear transport factor 2 family protein, which translates to MQYVPTLSRDALVDLAINRYFANVDAKNMAAVLDCFNDEALLTTQTSFTTHAGKPAIERMFADLFGSWETLVHKDFTITVDELNGRIAASFEAVLTDADGRVTSLFNTNFWRVRDGRFQDVHVYMSGANVLV; encoded by the coding sequence ATGCAATATGTTCCGACACTCAGCCGCGATGCGCTCGTCGATCTCGCGATAAACCGATATTTCGCCAACGTTGACGCGAAGAACATGGCCGCCGTGCTCGATTGCTTCAACGATGAGGCGCTGCTGACCACGCAGACGTCGTTCACGACGCATGCCGGGAAACCCGCGATCGAACGCATGTTCGCGGATCTGTTCGGCTCGTGGGAAACCTTGGTCCACAAGGATTTCACGATCACCGTAGACGAACTGAACGGCCGGATCGCCGCCTCGTTCGAAGCGGTGCTTACCGACGCCGACGGCCGCGTGACCAGCTTGTTCAACACCAATTTCTGGCGCGTCCGCGACGGCCGTTTCCAGGACGTCCACGTCTACATGAGCGGAGCCAACGTGCTCGTCTGA
- a CDS encoding aspartate/glutamate racemase family protein, whose protein sequence is MPEFAAVPWGAALGDSYHDMLLMDWTVFQTGISAEDEGYAAVIVDTVSDSGVRALRSRLSIPVIGPGEAAFHMAMTLGKKFTILTMWPEWFPLYEKTIGEYGLSDRLASLRSINTRPDVTELLAGKEEIIFDALATEARRAIAEDGTDVIVLGSTTMHQSADYLARVLPIPVINPGVVAWKLAETLVSLGLSHSKRAFPSPQVSKDADIRTGWAR, encoded by the coding sequence GTGCCCGAATTCGCGGCGGTGCCGTGGGGCGCGGCGCTAGGCGACAGCTATCATGACATGCTGCTTATGGACTGGACCGTATTCCAGACCGGCATCTCCGCCGAGGACGAAGGCTATGCCGCCGTGATCGTCGATACGGTCAGCGACAGCGGCGTGCGCGCATTGCGGTCGCGCCTGTCGATTCCAGTGATCGGCCCAGGAGAAGCCGCCTTCCACATGGCGATGACGCTCGGCAAGAAATTCACGATCCTGACGATGTGGCCCGAATGGTTCCCGCTCTACGAGAAAACGATCGGCGAATACGGCCTGTCGGACCGGCTCGCATCGCTGCGCTCGATCAACACGCGTCCCGACGTCACCGAATTGCTCGCCGGCAAGGAAGAAATCATCTTCGATGCACTGGCGACCGAAGCTCGGCGCGCGATCGCGGAAGATGGCACCGACGTGATCGTGCTTGGCTCGACGACGATGCATCAGTCGGCCGACTATCTGGCGAGGGTACTTCCCATCCCGGTCATCAATCCGGGTGTAGTGGCGTGGAAGCTCGCCGAGACTTTGGTGTCGCTCGGCCTCTCGCACAGCAAGCGCGCCTTTCCGTCCCCGCAGGTGAGCAAGGACGCCGACATCCGCACGGGATGGGCGCGATGA
- a CDS encoding GntR family transcriptional regulator produces the protein MSRASDRAYDEIKAQILSGTLAPGAQLKEEELAEACGVSRTPIRDAMHRLEAEMFIQRSDSQRSFVSNWSIDDIEELFTLRTMLEGHAAAQAAERVTPEMLEKLHHNVAAIDAAIDRPLPDVDAFLAMNAEFHALIIQAAASDRLAHMINRLVLQPIVHRTALRYDADQLRRSLAEHVEIVAALEAHDSDWARAVMTSHIRRAFHVYRSENPA, from the coding sequence ATGTCGAGAGCCAGCGACCGCGCCTATGACGAAATCAAGGCGCAGATCCTCAGTGGGACACTCGCACCCGGCGCGCAGCTGAAGGAGGAGGAACTTGCCGAAGCGTGCGGCGTATCTCGCACCCCCATCCGCGATGCGATGCACAGGCTCGAGGCGGAGATGTTCATCCAGCGCAGCGACAGCCAGCGATCGTTTGTGAGCAACTGGTCGATCGACGATATCGAAGAACTCTTCACGCTGCGCACGATGCTGGAAGGGCATGCCGCCGCACAGGCCGCCGAGCGTGTGACGCCGGAAATGCTGGAGAAGCTGCACCACAACGTCGCCGCGATCGACGCGGCGATCGATCGCCCCCTTCCCGACGTGGACGCATTCCTCGCGATGAATGCGGAATTCCACGCGTTGATCATTCAGGCAGCCGCCTCCGATCGACTGGCGCATATGATCAACCGGCTGGTGTTGCAGCCGATCGTCCATCGCACCGCGTTGCGGTACGACGCCGATCAGCTGCGCCGCAGCCTGGCCGAGCATGTCGAGATCGTCGCCGCACTCGAAGCCCATGATTCCGATTGGGCGCGAGCAGTGATGACGTCGCACATTCGCCGCGCGTTTCACGTCTATCGCAGCGAGAATCCCGCCTGA
- a CDS encoding nuclear transport factor 2 family protein, translated as MIDRYPFLIDIVTKRYFDAVDTKQLDRVLGCFHSDAVLTEVTSNTVHTGRDEGIAAMFRRLFADFEQLWHGNFVHVADTQANAICSQFTVLITPNGGDLLRYENCNRFYLDGDKFSRVFVYMSGDNLLRAGSIDQEID; from the coding sequence ATGATAGACCGCTATCCCTTCCTGATCGACATCGTGACGAAGCGATATTTCGATGCTGTGGATACCAAGCAGCTCGATCGGGTGCTTGGTTGCTTCCATTCGGATGCCGTGCTGACCGAGGTGACCTCGAATACGGTACACACCGGCCGCGACGAGGGTATTGCCGCGATGTTCCGCCGCCTGTTCGCCGATTTCGAGCAATTGTGGCACGGCAATTTCGTTCATGTCGCCGACACGCAGGCAAATGCGATCTGCTCGCAGTTCACCGTGCTGATAACGCCCAATGGTGGCGATCTGCTGCGCTACGAAAACTGCAATCGCTTTTATCTGGACGGCGACAAATTCTCGCGCGTGTTCGTCTACATGAGCGGCGACAATCTGCTGCGCGCCGGTTCGATCGATCAGGAGATCGACTGA